In Vigna unguiculata cultivar IT97K-499-35 chromosome 3, ASM411807v1, whole genome shotgun sequence, a single genomic region encodes these proteins:
- the LOC114176039 gene encoding tRNA (guanine(10)-N2)-methyltransferase homolog codes for MWYLCVFYHRLLDYRKPEVESLAQLFGAIEDPQNDDVPFQLQWKLPPHYHTDSPFHFVNLPSEQLAHNIATRSILVKGMYELWGEGSSYEELKESVLSYPDERKLPYLDSDSTFKITVDCFGKVISLGEQKELIQGLSYIPFKGRVKLRNPDHNFWLIEVDNYGGNNGLPPIVQKRIFFGREVGGADRKLIPTYQLKSRNYLGPTAMDAEMAFLMANQALATSGKLVYDPFVGTGSILVAAAHFGAMTMGADIDIRVVRDGRGPNCNVWSNFKQYGLPMPVGLLRADNNLPPWRPTLKEVFDAIICDPPYGVRAGGRKSGGRKLLKGAVEPYTVPDDKRTDHIPSTAPYSLVECVHDLLDLAAKMLVMGGRLVFFYPVLREDDFAENHFPEHPCFKLISSSEQILSSRYSRVLLTMVKTGPYTEEIAEVARIKHMEFKENHVKWLEDGNLHSAVFSPADAHVTEAADPKLIKDPKPKYRGKYV; via the exons atGTGGTATTTGTGCGTTTTCTACCACCGGTTGTTGGATTACAGAAAACCCGAAGTGGAATCTCTGGCACAACTTTTTGGAGCCATTGAGGACCCCCAAAACGACGACGTTCCCTTCCAACTGCAATGGAAGCTCCCTCCTCACTACCACACCGATTCCCCTTTCCATTTCGTAAATCTCCCTTCCGAACAACTTGCTCATAACATTGCCACCCGAA GCATACTTGTGAAGGGAATGTATGAGCTTTGGGGGGAAGGGAGTAGCTACGAGGAGTTGAAAGAGTCTGTCTTGAGTTACCCTGATGAGAGGAAGTTGCCGTACTTGGATTCTGATAGCACTTTCAAGATTACTGTTGATTGCTTCGGGAAGGTCATTAGCCTGGGGGAGCAAAAGGAACTCATTCAAGGGCTCTCTTATATCCCTTTCAAG GGGCGTGTAAAGTTGAGAAACCCAGATCACAACTTCTGGCTTATAGAAGTAGATAACTATGGAGGTAATAATGGTCTTCCTCCAATTGTACAAAAGAGAATCTTCTTTGGTCGTGAAGTGGGTGGGGCTGATAGGAAGCTTATACCCACCTATCAGTTGAAAAGCCGTAATTATCTTGGGCCAACAGCAATGGATGCTGAAATGGCTTTTCTAATGGCCAATCAAGCTCTAGCTACTTCTGGGAAGCTTGTTTATGACCCTTTTGTTGGAACTGGAAGTATTCTTGTTGCAGCAGCTCATTTTGGAGCAATGACCATG GGGGCTGACATTGACATTAGGGTAGTCCGTGATGGACGTGGTCCTAACTGTAATGTTTGGAGTAATTTTAAGCAG TATGGATTACCTATGCCTGTTGGTCTTCTAAGGGCGGATAACAACCTTCCTCCATGGCGTCCAACGTTGAAAGAG GTATTTGATGCCATAATATGTGATCCTCCTTACGGAGTACGAGCTGGGGGACGCAAATCTGGTGGTCGGAAGCTGCTAAAAGGGGCTGTGGAACCTTACACAGTTCCTGACGACAAAAGAACAGATCACATACCATCAACTGCACCTTACAGTTTAGTTGAGTGTGTGCATGATTTGCTTGATCTTGCAGCCAAGATGCTTGTAATGGGTGGAAGGCTTGTGTTTTTCTATCCTGTATTGAGAGAAGATGATTTTGCTGAAAACCATTTTCCAGAACATCCATGTTTTAAGTTGATATCTTCCTCAGAGCAGATCCTTAGTTCACGTTATAGCAGGGTATTACTGACAATGGTGAAGACAGGTCCTTACACAGAGGAAATAGCTGAGGTGGCTAGGATAAAGCATATGGAGTTTAAGGAGAACCATGTAAAGTGGTTGGAAGATGGTAATCTTCATTCTGCAGTTTTTAGTCCAGCTGATGCTCACGTAACAGAGGCTGCTGATCCCAAGCTTATTAAGGATCCAAAGCCTAAATACAGAGGAAAGTATGTTTAG
- the LOC114178581 gene encoding glycine-rich RNA-binding protein RZ1A yields the protein MSDVEEYRCFIGGLAWSTSDRKLKDTFEKFGKLVEAKVVVDKFSGRSRGFGFVTFDDKKAMEEAIDAMNGMDLDGRTITVDRAQPQQGSTRDDGDRYRERGRDRDRNRDYGGGGGRGSNGGECFKCGKPGHFARECPGEGSRGGGRYGGRESRYGGSSGGGGGGGGHYGPDRNADRSSGGRSRDGGSHGDSGNDRYHRDRAGPYERERRGSGGFR from the exons ATGTCTGATGTGGAAGAGTATCGCTGCTTCATTGGTGGCCTTGCATGGTCAACATCTGATAGAAAATTAAAGGATACGTTTGAAAAGTTTGGCAAGCTTGTTGAGGCAAAG GTTGTTGTTGACAAGTTCTCTGGGCGTTCACGTGGTTTTGGATTTGTCACATTTGATGATAAGAAAGCAATGGAAGAGGCTATTGATGCTATGAATGGGATGGATTTAGATGGGCGGACTATTACTGTTGATAGAGCCCAGCCTCAACAAGGATCAACTAGAGATGATGGTGATCGCTACAGGGAGCGTGGTCGTGATCGTGATCGTAACCGAGATTATGGAGGTGGAGGGGGCCGAGGATCTAATGGTGGTGAATGCTTTAAGTGTGGAAAACCTGGTCATTTTGCTAGGGAATGCCCTGGTGAAGGGTCCAGGGGTGGTGGAAGGTATGGTGGTAGGGAAAGTAGATATGGTGGAAGcagtggaggtggtggtggtggtggtggtcactATGGTCCAGATAGAAATGCAGACCGTTCTTCAGGGGGGCGCAGCAGGGATGGCGGTAGTCATGGAGATTCTGGAAATGATCGATATCATCGTGATCGTGCAGGACCATATGAGCGAGAGCGACGGGGATCAGGAGGCTTTCgttga